The stretch of DNA CGGGTTGCGCTTGAGCAAGGACACGGTCTTGAGGTCGACCTTGTTGATCACATCGACCTTGCCAGTGACCAGGGCGTTGACCCGTGCGGCGCCGTCGGCGATGGCGATCAGCTCGGCACTGGCGAAATGCGCCCTGCCCGGCTTCCAGTAGTCCGGGCTGCGCTCCAGGTCCATGCGCACGCCGGGCTCGAAGCCCTTGATGCGGTAACCGCCGGTGCCGACGCCGGCCTGCCAGTCGGCCAGGCCGTCCTTGGCGGGCATGATCACCAGGTGGTAGTCGGCGACCACGTAGGCGAAGTCGGCGTTGCCCGAATGCAACTCGAATACCACGGTGTCGGGGGCGCTGGCGTGCACCTTGGCAACATCGCCCAGCACGGTCTTGGCTGCGGAAGTGGACTTGTCGCCCAGATGGTGCTGAATCGAGGCCACCACATCATCGGCGCTCAGGGTCTTGCCATTGTGGAAGGTCACGCCCTGGCGCAGGGTGAAGGTCCAGACCTTGGCGTCGGGGCTCGATGCCCAGCGCTCGGCCAGTTCAGGGATGGCCGTGCCGTCCACGGCAATTTCGGTGAGGGTGTTGTACACCGCCGAGAAGCCGATGAAGGTGAAGGTGTCGACCCACGAGCCCGGGTCCTTGGAGTCGGTGGTACTGCCCCCGGCCAGTCCCAGGCGCAAGGTGCCGCCCGGCTTTGGCGTGGCCTCGTCGGCATGGCCAGGCAGCGGCAGGCCGAGGGAAAACGCCCCGGCAATGGCCGCAGCGACAGCGCTGTACTTGAGGAAATCCCGGCGCGGCAGGCTGCCGTCGGGAATGGCGTGAGGATTGTTCTTGTTGTTATCGCTCATGGCATTTGCCCCTGTTGAACCGCAAGAAATTGTTGTTCGGTCAAAGCGGATTGCGTAGAAGCTGTTTACAATTTGTAATTGTTACCGTAACAAATACATTAGCGGTAGGACAAGCTGATTTCCAGCGCCCGATACCGGGCTTTTTCAGTGGTGTACCATTGACGTTTTCGCAGGGAGCCTTTGCCCCATGAGCCAGTCGACCCGACTCATCACCGCCTCGTACATCCTTTCGTTCGTGGCGGCCAATGCCCCGCAGAAGTTGCGCACCGAGACCATCGCCAAGTGGGTCAAGGTGCACCCTACCCGCGTGCGCTCGATGGTGTCGCAGATGGTCAAGGCCAATATCCTGACCTCGTATCGCGGTGCCCAGGGCGGCGTGACCCTGGCCCGCGCGCCGCAAGAGATCACCTTGCGCGAGGTGTATGACGCCGTGCAGGAAAGTTCGCTGATCGCCGAAAAGATCGACAACCCGTTTGCCGGGCTCGAGGACCACTGCAAGGTGTACGAAGTGTTCACCCGGCTATTTGCGATGCTGGAGCAGAACATGCGCCTGGACCTGGGGGCGATCACGGCGGATCAGCTGTTTGTGGCGTTTGATACGCCCAAGGAACACACGGCCTGAACGCCAACCCTGAGCGGCCTGTGGGAGCGGCCTTGCGTCGCGAAAGGGGTGCGAAGCGCCCCCAGGATCTCAGCTTCGCCGCATGAATTGCTGGGGCCGCGTTGCGGCCCTTTCGCGACACAAGGCCGCTCCCACAGATGCTCCCGCAGCCACAGGCGCTCTCACATTGCTCAGAGCTGGATGGCCTTCACCTCGACAAACTCGTTGAGGCCTTCCTCCCCCCATTCACGGCCATTGCCCGACTGTTTGTAGCCGCCAAACGGCGCCTGGTAGTTGAACGCCCCGCCATTGACGAAGCACTGCCCGGCGCGCAACTGGCGCCCCAGTTGCAACGCCTTGTCACGGCTACCCGCCCACACCGCACTGGACAGCCCGAACGGCGAGTCGTTGGCCAGGGCAATGCCCTCGGCCTCATCGGCATAGGGAATCAGGCACAGCACCGGGCCGAAGATTTCTTCCTGGGCAATGCGCATGCGGTTGTCGACGGCGGCAAAAATTGTCGGCGGCACATAGAACCCACGCTCGAAGCCCGGCGCGCTGGCCCCGCCACACACCAGCCGCGCGCCCTCTTCCTGGCCGACCCGGATGTATTCCTGCACGGTGCGCCGCTGCCCGGCCGAACACATCGGCCCAAGGAAACTGCGCGGGTCCTGCGGGTCGCCCATGA from Pseudomonas putida encodes:
- a CDS encoding RrF2 family transcriptional regulator, which encodes MSQSTRLITASYILSFVAANAPQKLRTETIAKWVKVHPTRVRSMVSQMVKANILTSYRGAQGGVTLARAPQEITLREVYDAVQESSLIAEKIDNPFAGLEDHCKVYEVFTRLFAMLEQNMRLDLGAITADQLFVAFDTPKEHTA
- a CDS encoding ABC transporter substrate-binding protein, coding for MSDNNKNNPHAIPDGSLPRRDFLKYSAVAAAIAGAFSLGLPLPGHADEATPKPGGTLRLGLAGGSTTDSKDPGSWVDTFTFIGFSAVYNTLTEIAVDGTAIPELAERWASSPDAKVWTFTLRQGVTFHNGKTLSADDVVASIQHHLGDKSTSAAKTVLGDVAKVHASAPDTVVFELHSGNADFAYVVADYHLVIMPAKDGLADWQAGVGTGGYRIKGFEPGVRMDLERSPDYWKPGRAHFASAELIAIADGAARVNALVTGKVDVINKVDLKTVSLLKRNPKLVIEETKGAQHYTFPMLTDSQQFRDNNVRMALKHAINRETLLASVLYGYGQVGNDHPLQPANRFINPALEQRVYDPDKARFYLRQAGMDSLKVRLQASDAAYSGAVDASVLFKEQARQAGIDIDVVREPADGFFTNVWMKQPFTTSFWYSSLTADRMFSIGYAKGAAWNETHWDNPRFNQLLNAARGEMNEPLRREMYNEMQALCRDDGGAIVPLFASSVAARSSRVAHGPLTAPYGELDGLRVIERWWQA